In a single window of the Leptospira sanjuanensis genome:
- the tpx gene encoding thiol peroxidase, with translation MAQVTLKGNPVPLEGKIPSPGEKAPDFKAIKQDLSEFGLKDYAGKVKILVAVPSLDTSVCAIETKVFNEKAAGLSDVATLIISGDLPFAMKRFCSTEGINSPNLVTGSQYRDFSFSKAYGTHIADGPLKGLSARAVFVVDKSDTVRYVELVPEIGSEPNYAAALAAANAAL, from the coding sequence ATGGCACAAGTCACTCTCAAAGGCAATCCGGTTCCGCTGGAAGGAAAGATTCCTTCTCCCGGTGAAAAGGCTCCCGACTTCAAAGCGATCAAACAAGATCTTTCCGAGTTTGGTCTCAAAGACTACGCGGGGAAAGTGAAAATTCTCGTGGCGGTTCCGAGCCTGGACACTTCGGTCTGTGCGATCGAAACCAAGGTCTTCAACGAAAAAGCGGCCGGACTTTCGGACGTCGCGACCCTCATCATTTCCGGAGATCTTCCGTTTGCGATGAAACGTTTTTGTTCCACCGAAGGAATCAATTCTCCGAACCTCGTGACAGGATCGCAGTATCGCGACTTTTCCTTTTCCAAAGCGTACGGAACTCATATCGCCGACGGGCCTCTGAAAGGACTTTCCGCGAGGGCCGTGTTCGTCGTGGATAAATCGGATACGGTGCGTTATGTGGAGCTTGTTCCCGAGATCGGTTCCGAACCGAATTACGCGGCCGCTCTTGCGGCAGCCAACGCTGCGCTTTAA
- a CDS encoding sensor histidine kinase, which yields MRDLKLKNRKLPSSTAILESGLSPKFFLNLLKEISPIVAIDDHRTILFANESFRKEFAGSSRNLMGKNLFRIFGLNPVDQEEMEANINLSKRGKVQNQEFRKQKIYYGYSVFRFGESIGIILKNITENKRLERKIANLHTKLLQSQEEERIRLSRELHDGVGQTILAAKLNFQAYSRNPKIYEAQFDTGLLLIDKASQELRDIYTNLHPSTLREIGLEAAIRSLSSDLFPPMDVQAELDLNLKPDLQQTVANQVFRIVQEIFQNVIKHSQARNIYLKIHVKGRQLFLDAKDNGIGFQERKVRARSSGFGLENIRRRVEDLNGKFKIDSSAGKGTKFIIRIPLEKNKNTNAKKI from the coding sequence ATGCGGGACTTGAAACTGAAGAATCGAAAACTTCCTTCGTCGACTGCAATCTTAGAATCCGGTCTTTCCCCTAAATTCTTCCTCAACCTTTTGAAAGAAATCTCACCGATCGTCGCGATCGACGACCATAGAACGATTCTTTTTGCGAACGAATCCTTTCGAAAAGAATTTGCGGGGAGTTCCCGCAACCTAATGGGAAAGAATCTGTTTCGGATCTTCGGTTTAAATCCCGTCGATCAGGAAGAGATGGAAGCCAACATCAATCTTTCCAAACGAGGAAAGGTTCAAAACCAAGAGTTTCGAAAACAAAAGATCTATTACGGTTATTCCGTGTTTCGATTCGGCGAAAGCATCGGAATCATTCTCAAGAACATTACGGAAAACAAACGGTTGGAAAGAAAAATCGCCAACCTTCACACCAAACTTCTTCAGTCGCAGGAAGAAGAGAGAATCCGACTTTCTCGCGAATTGCACGACGGAGTCGGACAAACGATTCTCGCGGCCAAACTCAACTTTCAAGCCTACAGCAGAAATCCGAAAATCTACGAAGCTCAATTCGATACGGGACTTCTTTTGATCGACAAAGCGAGTCAGGAACTCAGGGACATTTATACGAATCTGCACCCTTCCACTCTGCGTGAAATCGGGTTGGAAGCGGCGATCCGTTCTCTCAGTTCCGATCTCTTTCCGCCTATGGACGTTCAGGCGGAATTGGATCTGAATCTCAAACCGGATCTTCAACAAACGGTCGCCAATCAGGTGTTTCGAATCGTGCAGGAAATTTTTCAGAACGTGATCAAACATTCGCAGGCGAGAAATATTTATCTAAAGATTCACGTCAAAGGAAGGCAGTTGTTTCTCGATGCGAAGGACAACGGAATCGGCTTTCAAGAAAGAAAGGTCAGAGCCAGGTCTTCCGGTTTTGGACTTGAAAATATACGAAGAAGAGTGGAAGATTTAAACGGTAAATTTAAGATTGATTCTTCGGCCGGAAAAGGAACTAAGTTTATCATTCGGATTCCTTTAGAGAAAAATAAAAATACGAACGCTAAAAAAATATGA
- a CDS encoding zinc-dependent alcohol dehydrogenase: MRQLTFIRPGILEWWDVPEPRLESDDDALVEPLAVARCDLDLAILQGEAPFRGKLLHWIRNHAHGLISNTALGKAPFRGPYAFGHEFVAQVKQVGDKVKNVKEGDRVIVAFQIACGKCDRCRQGLTNSCTGVPARSMYGFGDLGGKKWGGAFSDLVRVPFADYMLIPLPKSLSPADAASMSDNIPDGYRTVAPFLKRNPGSPVLVVGGGAKSVGLYSVMIALAMGSPVTYVDDEPQRIRIASELGASVLTKKYPEPVIQYPITVDASANEDGLAFALRSLLPGGHCTSVGIYYSKKTSIPLLEMYGRGITFSTGRVNVQPCLHDLLPLTENPHFCPHKITTLTSSWEEAPEALMDFGPKVVIERRF; this comes from the coding sequence ATGCGACAACTTACGTTTATTCGCCCCGGCATATTGGAATGGTGGGATGTTCCGGAACCTCGGTTGGAAAGCGACGACGACGCTTTGGTGGAACCGCTTGCGGTCGCGAGATGCGATTTGGATCTGGCGATTTTGCAAGGCGAGGCGCCGTTTCGAGGAAAACTTCTTCATTGGATACGAAATCACGCGCACGGTCTGATTTCCAACACCGCTTTAGGAAAAGCGCCGTTTCGCGGTCCATATGCGTTCGGACACGAATTCGTCGCTCAAGTAAAACAAGTCGGGGACAAGGTGAAGAACGTAAAAGAAGGAGATCGTGTGATCGTCGCGTTTCAGATCGCCTGCGGAAAATGCGATCGATGCAGACAAGGTTTGACCAATAGCTGCACCGGGGTTCCGGCGAGATCGATGTACGGTTTCGGAGATCTTGGAGGAAAAAAATGGGGTGGAGCCTTTTCGGATCTGGTTCGAGTTCCGTTTGCCGATTATATGCTGATTCCTTTGCCGAAGTCGCTTTCTCCCGCCGATGCCGCGAGTATGAGCGATAATATTCCGGACGGTTATAGAACCGTTGCGCCTTTTTTAAAACGAAATCCGGGAAGTCCCGTTTTAGTCGTGGGCGGCGGAGCCAAAAGTGTCGGTCTTTATTCCGTCATGATCGCCCTTGCGATGGGTTCGCCCGTAACCTATGTCGACGATGAACCGCAGAGAATCAGAATCGCTTCGGAGTTAGGAGCCTCGGTCCTCACTAAAAAATATCCCGAACCTGTGATTCAATATCCGATTACCGTGGATGCGAGCGCGAATGAGGACGGACTTGCGTTCGCTCTCCGATCCCTTTTGCCGGGAGGTCATTGTACGAGTGTGGGAATTTACTACAGTAAGAAGACTTCGATTCCTTTGTTGGAAATGTACGGAAGAGGAATTACGTTTTCCACCGGAAGGGTTAACGTTCAACCGTGTTTGCACGATTTACTTCCTTTGACGGAAAATCCGCATTTCTGTCCCCACAAGATTACGACCTTGACTTCTTCCTGGGAAGAAGCTCCGGAAGCTCTGATGGATTTCGGACCCAAGGTCGTAATCGAGAGACGGTTTTGA
- a CDS encoding response regulator — protein MKPAITKVFLVDDHAILREGLKMILSGQTGFEICGESGDAEKALDQIGKLNPDLVITDISMPGLSGIDLVKNLRKYYPNIRTIILSRHDNKEYVQKLLELGINGYVLKDDAGNDLLRAIEAVHKGETYLSPGITAHFLSGFVGSGKPGEENQDAKKAFSVLSDREREILKLVAEGNSNESIGKILRISPATVKVHRANIMKKLDLHKVADLVMYAIRAGLIES, from the coding sequence ATGAAACCTGCAATCACAAAAGTATTCTTAGTCGACGATCACGCCATTCTCCGCGAAGGGCTGAAGATGATTCTTTCCGGACAAACCGGTTTTGAAATTTGCGGCGAGTCCGGAGACGCCGAAAAAGCCTTGGATCAAATCGGCAAATTGAATCCCGACTTGGTCATCACCGATATTTCGATGCCCGGCTTAAGCGGAATCGACCTCGTAAAGAATCTACGCAAATATTATCCGAACATACGCACCATCATTCTCTCCCGTCACGACAACAAAGAATACGTTCAAAAATTATTGGAGTTAGGAATCAACGGTTACGTTCTCAAAGACGACGCGGGGAACGACCTTCTGAGAGCGATCGAAGCGGTTCACAAAGGCGAAACGTATTTAAGTCCGGGGATCACCGCGCACTTTCTTTCCGGATTTGTCGGTTCGGGAAAACCGGGGGAAGAAAATCAAGACGCGAAGAAGGCGTTTTCCGTTCTTTCGGATCGCGAACGCGAGATTCTAAAACTTGTGGCGGAAGGAAATTCCAACGAATCGATCGGCAAAATCTTGAGAATTTCTCCGGCTACGGTCAAAGTTCACCGCGCGAACATCATGAAAAAGCTAGATCTCCATAAGGTTGCGGATTTGGTCATGTATGCGATCCGCGCTGGTTTGATCGAATCGTAA
- a CDS encoding HDOD domain-containing protein — MSQSKALELHHHRDLNLYSNLKDLNHPVLENSPVHYRFHNLTENVDSIISRTLDRYLLQLDIIYVRDSVFAALKETIANSIKANIKRIYFRELEADIQNPEIYKQKILGFKKKYIDEKEKYEELLFKNNFVVLVSFIHNKDMIRIRVMNNVKLSPTEVERINQRIEKAKQYNDLAEAFLEAGDETEGAGLGLIMSLMMLKNDGLSTSSYKIESQGNNTSVIIDIPLNVTKDNHQLQKTQDILKNIDGLPTFPKSIQDIQAMIERPNSSISQIAEVIKKDVALSANILKLANSAAFIRANKVESLDRAIQLIGLKELSQLLYSLGTKQILEDKFPAFLSIWDKSNQCAFYCKLIAAKMNLPKDTVSNLMSAALLHDIGEIILLSLEERTMKSIGKISASKEIASAVSMEEAALGITHTKVGSLIAEKWNFPDIYAKAMEFHHRPLIIDEEFAPYIYPIYIADMMIKINNEEAKYSEIPEKILQFCKFGSSGEFHSFRTKALENFLATAR, encoded by the coding sequence ATGAGTCAGAGCAAGGCGTTAGAACTGCATCATCACCGAGACTTAAATCTTTACAGCAATCTTAAGGATTTAAACCATCCCGTTCTTGAAAATTCTCCCGTTCATTACAGATTTCATAACCTTACGGAAAATGTGGACTCCATCATCAGCAGAACTCTGGACCGTTATCTGCTTCAACTCGACATCATTTACGTTCGTGATTCCGTTTTCGCCGCTCTGAAAGAAACGATCGCCAACTCGATCAAAGCGAACATCAAACGAATTTATTTCCGCGAACTCGAAGCCGACATTCAGAATCCGGAAATCTACAAACAGAAGATTTTAGGATTCAAAAAGAAATACATCGACGAAAAGGAAAAATACGAGGAACTTCTTTTTAAGAACAATTTCGTGGTTCTCGTTTCCTTTATCCACAACAAGGACATGATCCGGATTCGGGTGATGAACAACGTCAAACTCAGTCCTACCGAGGTGGAACGGATCAATCAAAGGATCGAAAAGGCGAAACAATACAACGATCTTGCCGAAGCGTTTCTCGAAGCGGGGGACGAAACCGAAGGAGCCGGACTCGGCCTCATCATGTCGTTGATGATGCTGAAAAACGACGGACTTTCGACTTCTTCCTATAAGATCGAAAGCCAAGGAAACAACACGAGCGTCATCATCGATATTCCTTTGAACGTAACAAAGGACAATCACCAGCTTCAGAAAACGCAGGACATTCTTAAGAACATAGACGGACTTCCGACCTTTCCGAAATCGATTCAGGACATTCAGGCGATGATCGAAAGACCGAACTCTTCCATCAGCCAGATCGCCGAAGTCATCAAAAAGGACGTGGCGCTTTCCGCGAACATTCTGAAACTTGCAAACTCCGCCGCGTTTATCCGCGCGAACAAAGTGGAATCCTTGGACAGAGCGATTCAACTCATCGGACTCAAAGAACTCAGTCAGCTTTTATACTCTCTCGGAACAAAACAGATTCTGGAGGATAAGTTCCCCGCCTTTCTTTCCATCTGGGACAAATCCAATCAATGCGCGTTCTATTGTAAATTGATCGCCGCAAAGATGAATCTTCCCAAGGATACGGTCAGCAATCTGATGTCCGCCGCATTGTTACACGACATCGGGGAAATCATACTTCTTTCTTTGGAAGAAAGGACGATGAAGAGCATCGGCAAAATCTCCGCTTCCAAGGAGATCGCTTCCGCGGTTTCCATGGAAGAAGCCGCATTAGGAATCACTCATACGAAAGTGGGTTCTCTCATCGCCGAGAAATGGAACTTTCCGGATATTTACGCAAAGGCGATGGAATTCCATCACAGACCTTTGATCATCGACGAGGAATTCGCGCCGTATATCTATCCGATTTATATCGCGGACATGATGATCAAGATCAACAACGAGGAAGCGAAATACAGCGAGATTCCCGAAAAGATTCTTCAGTTTTGCAAGTTCGGAAGTTCGGGTGAATTTCATTCCTTTAGAACGAAAGCGCTCGAAAACTTTCTCGCGACCGCGAGATAA
- the ilvB gene encoding biosynthetic-type acetolactate synthase large subunit has protein sequence MNLNGAELIVRFLEYAGIEVVAGIPGGASLPIYDALHGSKIRHILARHEQGAGFIAGGMARASGKPAVCIASSGPGVTNLITAVADAKMDSIPLIAITGQVPVSMIGTDAFQEIDTLSLSVPITKRSYLVKDVEDLIRILPQAWKTSIEGRPGPVWIDVPKDVASARIEWNEQKEKELWNIQKDEFSVKIGADWIERFKDLLSESERPVFYIGGGLNRPESAESFRKLHEKLGFPTVSTLMGLGICRDDHPRFLGMLGMHGSRATNLVLEETDLLVALGVRFDDRATGKLNEFCPSAKIVHVDIDATEIGKLKNPNLFLRHDIGDFLKQMLNETFAEAHSAKEEWLDRVRTLKTLYAFPMPEKKEMLHPFAIIRRVAEILEDRAIVTTDVGQHQMWAAQYYPFRTQGSLLTSGGLGTMGFGLPTAIGAALVSPDKRIVCISGDGSILMNVQELDTLRELDLDVTVLLMNNGHLGLVRQQQELFFSSRFSASKFALPTNFTKIASSFGIPSFELREEDSVSEVLEEALNRKGPSFVTLRVAPELHVLPMVPPGKPNREMIH, from the coding sequence ATGAATTTAAACGGAGCGGAACTCATCGTTCGATTTTTAGAATACGCAGGAATCGAAGTCGTCGCCGGAATTCCGGGAGGCGCGAGTCTTCCCATCTACGACGCGTTACACGGAAGTAAGATCCGCCATATTCTTGCCAGACACGAACAAGGAGCGGGATTTATCGCAGGCGGAATGGCGAGGGCTTCCGGAAAACCCGCGGTTTGCATCGCCTCTTCCGGGCCGGGCGTTACGAATCTGATCACGGCGGTCGCCGATGCTAAGATGGATTCCATTCCTTTGATCGCCATCACCGGCCAGGTTCCGGTTTCGATGATCGGCACGGACGCCTTTCAGGAAATCGATACTCTCAGTCTGTCCGTTCCCATCACAAAAAGAAGTTATCTCGTAAAAGACGTCGAGGATCTGATCCGCATTCTTCCGCAAGCCTGGAAGACTTCGATCGAAGGACGTCCGGGCCCGGTTTGGATCGACGTTCCCAAAGACGTCGCTTCCGCAAGAATCGAATGGAACGAACAAAAAGAAAAAGAATTATGGAATATTCAAAAAGATGAATTTTCTGTGAAGATCGGCGCGGATTGGATCGAACGTTTCAAGGATTTGCTGTCGGAGTCCGAACGTCCCGTATTTTATATCGGGGGCGGTTTGAATCGTCCGGAGTCCGCGGAGTCGTTCCGGAAACTTCACGAAAAACTCGGCTTTCCCACGGTTTCCACATTGATGGGTTTGGGAATTTGTCGCGACGATCATCCTCGTTTTTTGGGAATGCTAGGAATGCACGGTTCGCGCGCTACCAATCTCGTCCTGGAAGAAACCGATCTATTGGTCGCGCTCGGAGTTCGTTTCGACGATCGCGCGACCGGAAAACTGAACGAGTTTTGTCCGAGCGCAAAGATCGTTCACGTGGACATAGACGCGACCGAAATCGGTAAATTAAAGAATCCGAATCTTTTCCTCAGACACGATATCGGAGATTTTCTCAAACAGATGTTGAACGAAACGTTCGCGGAAGCACATTCGGCAAAGGAAGAATGGCTGGATCGAGTTCGAACTCTGAAGACGTTATACGCGTTTCCGATGCCCGAAAAAAAAGAAATGTTGCATCCGTTCGCGATCATTCGACGCGTCGCGGAAATTTTAGAGGACCGTGCGATCGTCACGACAGACGTGGGTCAACATCAGATGTGGGCGGCTCAGTATTATCCGTTTCGAACGCAGGGTTCTCTTTTGACTTCGGGCGGTTTGGGAACGATGGGATTCGGATTGCCGACGGCGATCGGAGCTGCGCTTGTTTCGCCGGACAAACGAATCGTTTGCATTTCTGGAGACGGATCGATCTTGATGAACGTTCAGGAATTGGATACTCTCCGCGAACTCGATTTGGACGTGACCGTACTTTTGATGAACAACGGACATTTAGGACTCGTAAGACAACAGCAGGAACTGTTCTTTTCGTCCCGATTCTCCGCGTCGAAATTCGCTCTTCCCACAAACTTTACGAAAATTGCATCTTCTTTCGGAATCCCTTCTTTCGAGCTAAGGGAAGAAGACTCCGTTTCGGAAGTTCTGGAAGAGGCGTTGAACCGAAAAGGACCTTCTTTTGTGACGCTGAGGGTTGCGCCCGAACTGCACGTATTGCCGATGGTTCCGCCCGGAAAGCCGAATCGAGAAATGATTCATTAA
- a CDS encoding aldehyde dehydrogenase family protein — translation MPTLQESPVKTPNSQQTPNYPPVDKAEIERVFKLQKEHFHKVMKLTTASQRIQRLKRLRDAINKYTPEIEKAVNADFRKNEREVDISEIMPSISEVNDAIKHVRRWMKPVGVKTPMTLFGAKSQMIYEPRGVVLIIGPWNYPFYLTFAPLAAAIAAGNTVLIKPSEFTPATTEITQKIISEVFPKEEVAVFPGDYQVSGALMELPLDHIFFTGSTQVGKIVMAAAAKHLTTVTLELGGKSPAVIDRSADLKKAAKKLVWGKVLNAGQTCVAPDYLLIPNDMIKPFVEEAKAVVKQFYTKDGKSLKENPDFCRIINDRNFNRVSGYIHEAVEKGAKIEMGGDTDASQNYIEPTLLSNVPENSNIMEDEIFGPVLPMIPYTDLDDAIAKINSKPKPLALYVFGKKERAIKKILKETSSGGVAVNDVILHLVNPNLPFGGVNHSGHGSYHGYFGFKAFSHERSVLRQAALSSIDLMYPPYTNFVKRLVSLTKKFLV, via the coding sequence ATGCCAACTTTACAGGAATCTCCGGTAAAAACGCCGAATTCTCAACAGACTCCCAATTACCCGCCCGTCGATAAGGCCGAGATTGAACGTGTGTTCAAGCTTCAAAAAGAACATTTCCATAAGGTGATGAAACTCACCACCGCAAGTCAGCGGATTCAGCGTTTAAAAAGGCTCAGAGACGCGATCAATAAATACACGCCCGAAATCGAAAAGGCTGTGAACGCGGACTTCCGCAAAAACGAAAGGGAAGTCGACATTTCCGAAATCATGCCTTCGATCTCCGAAGTCAACGACGCGATCAAACACGTACGTAGATGGATGAAACCGGTGGGAGTAAAAACTCCGATGACTCTTTTCGGGGCGAAGAGCCAGATGATCTATGAACCGCGCGGAGTGGTGTTGATCATCGGACCTTGGAACTATCCGTTCTATCTCACGTTTGCTCCTCTTGCGGCTGCGATCGCTGCGGGGAATACGGTTCTCATTAAACCGTCCGAGTTTACTCCCGCGACGACCGAGATCACGCAAAAGATCATCAGCGAAGTATTTCCAAAAGAAGAAGTCGCCGTGTTTCCGGGAGACTATCAGGTTTCAGGCGCGTTGATGGAACTTCCTCTGGATCATATCTTTTTTACGGGAAGCACCCAAGTCGGTAAGATCGTAATGGCCGCGGCGGCCAAACACTTAACGACGGTGACTCTCGAATTAGGCGGTAAGTCGCCTGCGGTTATCGATCGAAGCGCAGATCTCAAAAAGGCGGCTAAAAAACTCGTTTGGGGAAAAGTGTTGAATGCGGGACAAACCTGTGTGGCTCCCGATTATCTTCTTATTCCGAACGACATGATCAAACCGTTTGTGGAAGAAGCAAAAGCGGTCGTAAAACAATTCTATACTAAGGACGGCAAATCTCTTAAGGAGAATCCCGATTTTTGTAGAATCATCAACGATCGCAACTTCAACCGCGTTTCCGGTTACATTCACGAAGCCGTGGAAAAAGGCGCTAAGATCGAGATGGGAGGAGACACGGACGCTTCTCAAAACTACATCGAACCGACACTCCTCAGCAACGTACCAGAAAATTCGAATATTATGGAAGATGAAATCTTCGGACCCGTTCTTCCGATGATTCCATATACGGATCTCGACGACGCGATCGCTAAGATCAACTCCAAACCGAAACCGCTCGCTCTTTACGTATTCGGTAAAAAGGAACGCGCGATCAAAAAGATTCTCAAGGAGACTTCCTCGGGAGGAGTTGCGGTCAACGACGTGATTCTTCACTTGGTGAATCCGAACCTTCCGTTCGGCGGTGTGAATCATTCCGGTCACGGAAGTTATCACGGATACTTCGGTTTTAAAGCATTCTCGCACGAACGTTCCGTTCTGCGTCAGGCCGCTTTGAGTTCGATCGATCTGATGTATCCGCCTTACACGAATTTCGTAAAACGCCTCGTCTCTTTGACAAAGAAGTTTCTCGTTTGA
- a CDS encoding LruC domain-containing protein, translating into MKGFQKITGTVLAGVLLFGANACTNSQDPNLLWLLSATQPNPSAAPDGEQPFSIVINDETAPVDFVFDTTKTVNVNIQVLSPESPVSGSLVQIFNIDNTAQKSIFRAATSENGEVKGSFTIDEATRKVFLKVEAFGQLYEAEVEIINSYSISRRITVVIKGNNVILPDTDGDGIVDRDDTYPNDPTRASTFRYPTEGYYTISYEDLYPAQGDADFNDYNVRVVFEEDWNAKGEVARVRANFTHVAKGAGYNHTLHLTIPGITASSYALTRYGFDGTTVESNTTGNDTAISSLEILPRSNTTIQSSNSARNNTTFKKGKSANLEVVLQNAINRVSLGPAPYDTFVKVINTNKEIHFPRRYFDAQGKDIYLDSTGFPWALLVPGNFLWPYESTDIRKSYPSFKPWYESSGNTNQDWYLSPVSSEVFPATN; encoded by the coding sequence ATGAAAGGGTTTCAAAAAATAACGGGGACGGTTCTGGCGGGGGTTCTTCTTTTCGGAGCGAACGCTTGCACGAATTCACAGGATCCCAATCTTCTCTGGCTCCTGAGCGCTACGCAGCCGAATCCTTCGGCCGCTCCGGACGGAGAGCAACCGTTCAGCATCGTCATCAACGACGAAACGGCTCCGGTGGATTTCGTCTTCGATACGACCAAAACGGTGAACGTAAACATCCAGGTTTTAAGTCCCGAATCTCCCGTCTCGGGAAGTTTAGTACAAATCTTTAATATAGATAACACCGCTCAGAAATCGATCTTCCGCGCGGCGACCTCCGAAAACGGAGAAGTCAAAGGAAGTTTTACGATCGACGAAGCGACCCGCAAGGTTTTCCTCAAAGTGGAAGCCTTCGGTCAACTCTACGAAGCGGAAGTGGAAATCATCAACTCGTACAGCATTTCCAGAAGAATCACGGTCGTCATCAAAGGAAACAACGTGATTCTCCCCGATACGGACGGGGACGGAATCGTGGATCGGGACGACACGTATCCGAACGATCCGACCCGCGCTTCCACGTTTCGTTATCCTACCGAAGGATATTACACGATTTCTTACGAAGACTTATATCCGGCTCAGGGAGACGCGGACTTCAACGACTACAACGTTCGAGTCGTGTTTGAAGAGGACTGGAACGCCAAGGGTGAAGTCGCGAGAGTTCGCGCCAACTTCACACACGTGGCGAAAGGCGCGGGTTACAACCATACTCTGCATCTTACGATTCCGGGAATCACCGCTTCTTCGTATGCTCTGACTCGATACGGTTTTGACGGAACTACGGTAGAATCCAACACGACCGGAAACGATACGGCGATTTCATCTCTCGAAATTCTCCCCAGATCCAATACGACGATTCAATCCTCGAACTCGGCGAGAAACAACACTACGTTCAAAAAAGGCAAGTCCGCGAATCTGGAAGTCGTTTTACAAAATGCGATCAACCGCGTAAGCTTAGGTCCGGCTCCGTACGATACCTTCGTCAAAGTCATCAACACGAACAAGGAAATCCACTTTCCGAGAAGATACTTCGACGCGCAGGGAAAGGATATTTATCTGGATTCCACAGGATTCCCTTGGGCGCTTTTGGTTCCGGGAAATTTTCTCTGGCCCTATGAAAGCACGGATATCCGTAAATCCTATCCTTCTTTCAAACCTTGGTATGAATCCTCAGGAAACACGAACCAAGACTGGTATCTCAGTCCGGTATCTTCCGAGGTTTTCCCCGCTACGAATTGA